A stretch of Myxococcus virescens DNA encodes these proteins:
- a CDS encoding competence/damage-inducible protein A, whose protein sequence is MERTGAAAVIIGNEVLTAKVHDLNGPHLIKRLREVGIPLHSVETVLDDVDAIVDAVARARRKARYVFTSGGIGPTHDDVTVRAVALAMGRNVVRLQEMLDLIMSRATEERPVTAEGLRLADAPEGAVLLPQADMWFPVLTVDDIFLLPGVPQLFRMQLETVLARLSGSPVAVSCLYLRLGESDIAAVLDRVALDMPHVAIGSYPEFDSDKDYRVKVTVESAQRGPVDDALTRILTGLPEGAVVRRE, encoded by the coding sequence ATGGAGCGGACCGGCGCAGCGGCAGTCATCATCGGCAACGAGGTCTTGACGGCGAAGGTCCATGACCTGAACGGGCCGCACCTCATCAAACGCCTGCGCGAGGTGGGCATCCCGCTGCACTCGGTGGAGACGGTCCTCGACGACGTGGATGCCATCGTGGACGCAGTGGCCCGGGCCCGGCGCAAGGCGCGGTACGTCTTCACCAGCGGCGGCATCGGTCCCACCCATGACGACGTCACCGTGCGCGCGGTGGCCTTGGCCATGGGGCGGAACGTGGTTCGGCTGCAGGAGATGCTGGACCTCATCATGTCCCGTGCCACCGAGGAGCGGCCGGTGACGGCGGAGGGACTGCGGCTCGCCGATGCCCCGGAGGGCGCCGTGCTGCTTCCCCAGGCCGACATGTGGTTCCCCGTGCTCACGGTGGATGACATCTTCCTGCTGCCCGGTGTGCCGCAGTTGTTCCGGATGCAGTTGGAGACGGTGCTCGCGCGGCTGAGCGGGTCGCCCGTGGCCGTGAGCTGCCTCTACCTCCGGCTGGGGGAAAGCGACATCGCCGCCGTGCTGGACCGGGTGGCGCTCGACATGCCGCACGTGGCCATCGGCTCCTACCCGGAGTTCGACTCGGACAAGGACTACCGGGTGAAGGTGACGGTGGAGTCCGCCCAGCGCGGGCCCGTGGATGACGCCCTGACGCGCATCCTCACGGGCCTGCCGGAAGGCGCGGTGGTGCGGCGGGAGTAG